The Euphorbia lathyris chromosome 3, ddEupLath1.1, whole genome shotgun sequence genome contains a region encoding:
- the LOC136224181 gene encoding glycosyltransferase-like KOBITO 1 — translation MPNHHHHHLHTPLRPSPAAASNQSFTSKLILLLTILPLSLAALAFGLQWKGDRGLNDPVTATSRWAPEGSRNHEIFPGMESSLSVLSPKAPHSSDCFSLARSSSPSFPYFRDWKFDVEANLRPKICITTSTSASLDQILPWMFYHKVIGVTTFLLFVEGNAASPSVSRVLESIPGVKVIYRTRELEEQQAKSRIWNETWLSSFFYKPCNYELFVKQSLNMEMAIVMAREAGMDWILHLDTDELIHPAGTTEYSLRQLLLDVPGNVDMVIFPNYESSVERDDIKDPFSEVSMFKKNYDHLPKDTYFGMYKESTRGNPNYFLTYGNGKSVARVQDHLRPNGAHRWHNYMKTPNEVKLEEAAVLHYTYAKYSDLTSRRDRCGCKPTKEDVKRCFMLEFDRAAFIIASTATEEEMLNWYHEHVVWGDKDLKLKLLRKGILSRIYTPMAIIQALRESGVFSSIISSAPTTISKDKFLASIDKSNSTRAVASESLPSRKTNKNSGHHAAARKVLNIEAATEAAAAVPPLSPPGITGSFLAEG, via the exons ATGCCtaaccaccaccaccaccatctCCACACCCCTCTCCGGCCGTCTCCCGCTGCTGCTTCCAACCAATCTTTCACCTCTAAGTTAATCCTCCTTCTCACTATCCTTCCTCTTTCTCTTGCTGCCTTGGCCTTTGGCCTTCAATGGAAGGGTGATCGAGGCTTGAATGACCCAGTCACCGCCACTTCTCGCTGGGCTCCAGAAGGTTCTCGTAACCATGAGATCTTCCCCGGCATGGAATCTTCTCTTTCTGTTCTTTCTCCTAAAGCCCCACATTCGTCTGATTGCTTCAGTCTTGCCCGAAGTAGTTCACCTTCTTTTCCTTACTTTCGTGACTGGAAATTCGATGTTGAGGCCAATTTGAGACCTAAG ATATGTATTACAACAAGTACATCAGCCAGCCTAGATCAGATTCTTCCATGGATGTTTTATCATAAGGTTATTGGTGTCACGACCTTTCTCCTTTTTGTGGAAGGAAACGCAGCATCTCCTAGTGTATCTCGAGTTCTGGAATCGATTCCT GGAGTAAAAGTGATTTATCGAACAAGAGAGCTAGAAGAGCAACAAGCGAAAAG TCGGATCTGGAACGAGACATGGCTATCAAGTTTCTTTTACAAACCATGCAATTATGAGTTGTTTGTGAAACAATCTCTCAATATGGAAATGGCGATTGTGATGGCAAGG GAGGCAGGCATGGATTGGATACTTCATCTTGACACTGATGAATTGATACATCCTGCTGGCACAACTGAATACTCTTTGAGGCAATTACTGCTTGATGTTCCTGGAAATGTCGATATGGTTATATTTCCAAATTAT GAGAGTAGTGTTGAACGAGATGATATCAAAGATCCCTTTAGTGAG GTTTCAATGTTCAAGAAGAATTACGACCATCTCCCTAAAGATACATACTTTGGTATGTACAAGGAATCAACTCGTGGTAATCCAAACTATTTCTTGACTTATGGAAATGGGAAATCAGTTGCTCGCGTTCAAGATCATCTTCGTCCAAATGGAGCACACAGATGGCACAACTACATGAAAACCCCCAA TGAGGTGAAACTGGAAGAGGCTGCTGTCCTACATTATACATATGCCAAATACTCAGACTTGACTTCTAGACGTGATCGGTGTGGTTGCAAGCCTACAAAGGAGGATGTCAAAAGATGCTTTATGTTGGAATTCGACAGAGCT GCATTCATAATTGCTTCAACTGCAACTGAGGAGGAAATGCTAAACTG GTATCATGAACATGTGGTGTGGGGTGATAAAGATTTAAAATTGAAGCTCTTGAGGAAGGGCATTTTAAGTCGCATCTATACTCCTATG GCCATAATACAAGCTTTAAGAGAGTCGGGTGTGTTCAGCTCGATTATTTCGTCCGCCCCAACAACCATATCGAAAGACAAGTTCTTAGCATCGATTGATAAAAGCAACTCAACGAGAGCTGTAGCCTCTGAGTCACTACCCTCAAGAAAGACGAACAAAAACAGCGGGCATCACGCAGCTGCAAGGAAGGTGTTGAACATAGAAGCTGCTACCGAAGCAGCAGCAGCTGTTCCGCCATTGTCTCCACCGGGAATAACTGGCAGCTTCCTTGCAGAAGGGTGA
- the LOC136224185 gene encoding uncharacterized protein, translating to MTSILFPSSSALTLPIQATPIIASFNPPQMPALPAIHFSGDSRTRRRLTVVTRAGPPSTSSYIFAFVFPMSLLIGTIFTSMRIAEKLDRDYLEELAINQTIMEAEEEDGDGDDDKLDIFLEEKMQQPVLQATRTRNRPKREA from the exons ATGACGAGCATCCTATTCCCGAGCTCCTCCGCTCTTACACTTCCTATCCAGGCAACACCCATAATTGCCTCCTTCAATCCTCCTCAAATGCCGGCCTTACCGGCAATTCACTTTTCCGGCGACTCCAGAACAAGGAGAAGATTGACGGTAGTGACGCGCGCTGGACCTCCCAGTACAAGTAGCTACATCTTTGCTTTCGTGTTCCCAATGTCTCTTCTCATCGGCACCATTTTTACCTCTATGAGAATTGCTGAGAAGCTTGACAGAGACTATCTTGAGGAG CTTGCAATAAACCAAACAATCATGGAAGCAGAAGAAGAGGATGGCGATGGTGATGATGATAAATTGGACATTTTCTTAGAAGAGAAAATGCAGCAACCTGTTCTTCAAGCAACAAGAACTCGCAACCGACCAAAAAGAGAAGCCTAA